Proteins encoded within one genomic window of Candidatus Pseudothioglobus singularis PS1:
- the hemW gene encoding radical SAM family heme chaperone HemW has protein sequence MLQIPPLSLYIHYPWCLKKCPYCDFNSHEGEIQSDYISALIKDLDGDLQYVQNRAIESIFIGGGTPSLMSAEDASYLLNGLKDRLNFSDNVEITMEVNPGTFEAEKFTEFRSIGINRLSVGVQSFEDSQLKFLGRVHSSNEAVNAIIEAQRAGFTNINIDLMYGLNGQSVEMCIEDLNKAIELSPTHISFYQLTLEPNTLFSKFPPRLPSDEIIWEMGEKGAKLLNKKGFRQYEVSAYSSNPSLHNLNYWTFGDYIGIGAGAHGKITDMSSHQISRTLKPKSPNEYLLSIKQKKMISRKKIVDSLSFEFMLNSLRLIDGFDSGLFESRTGLSIESVRSQIKEAEKLNLLNISDNWIKPTKKGYSFLNELQEIFL, from the coding sequence TTGCTTCAAATTCCACCCCTCTCCCTATACATTCATTATCCATGGTGTTTAAAAAAATGTCCATATTGTGACTTTAACTCTCATGAGGGAGAAATTCAATCTGACTACATTAGCGCTTTGATTAAAGATTTAGACGGTGATTTACAGTATGTTCAAAACAGAGCAATAGAATCAATTTTTATTGGTGGCGGAACGCCAAGCTTAATGAGTGCTGAAGATGCTAGCTATCTATTAAATGGACTGAAAGATAGGTTGAATTTTTCAGATAATGTTGAGATTACTATGGAGGTAAATCCAGGTACATTTGAAGCAGAAAAGTTTACTGAATTTCGAAGTATTGGTATTAATCGTCTATCTGTTGGCGTTCAATCATTCGAAGATAGCCAGCTCAAATTTCTAGGAAGAGTTCACAGTAGTAATGAGGCAGTCAATGCTATTATAGAAGCGCAAAGAGCCGGCTTCACAAATATAAATATTGATCTCATGTATGGCCTTAATGGCCAGAGTGTAGAGATGTGTATTGAGGACTTAAATAAAGCAATTGAGCTAAGTCCTACTCATATATCTTTTTATCAGTTAACTCTTGAGCCCAATACGTTATTTTCCAAATTCCCTCCCCGCCTTCCATCTGATGAGATTATCTGGGAAATGGGTGAAAAGGGCGCAAAACTGTTGAATAAAAAAGGCTTTAGACAGTATGAAGTTTCTGCTTATAGCTCTAATCCATCCCTACACAACCTAAATTACTGGACATTTGGAGATTACATTGGAATTGGTGCTGGTGCTCATGGAAAAATAACAGATATGAGTTCGCATCAAATATCAAGAACTTTAAAACCAAAGTCACCGAATGAATATTTGTTATCTATTAAACAAAAGAAAATGATCTCAAGGAAAAAAATAGTAGATAGCTTATCTTTTGAGTTTATGTTGAATAGCCTAAGATTAATTGATGGTTTTGATTCTGGATTGTTTGAATCTAGAACAGGATTGTCAATTGAATCAGTTCGCTCTCAAATTAAAGAAGCTGAAAAGCTCAATTTGTTAAATATAAGTGATAATTGGATCAAACCAACAAAGAAAGGATATAGCTTCCTGAATGAGCTTCAGGAAATATTTTTGTAG
- the argB gene encoding acetylglutamate kinase, with protein sequence MTSHKIADVLTESLPYIQRFKGKTIVIKYGGNAMVDENLKSSFARDIVLMKSVGMNPIVVHGGGPQIGSTLERLGKNSEFVDGMRVTDSETMDVVEMVLGGLVNKEIVNLIHQHGGNSIGLTGKDGRLITAKKLKTEMEPTSEIIDLGHVGQVDQIDVSVINLLLQGDFIPVIAPIGVGKDGFSYNINADLVAGAIAESLNAEKLILLTNTAGLLDSNGELMTGMSSSTVKELIDNGTIHGGMLPKISCALSAVENGVKTSHIIDGRVSHAVLLEVFTDSGVGTLITTNG encoded by the coding sequence ATGACCTCTCATAAAATAGCAGATGTTCTTACTGAGTCTTTGCCTTATATTCAAAGGTTTAAAGGAAAGACAATAGTCATCAAATATGGCGGAAATGCTATGGTTGATGAAAATCTAAAATCAAGTTTTGCTAGAGACATAGTCCTCATGAAGTCTGTAGGAATGAACCCTATTGTTGTTCATGGTGGCGGACCACAGATTGGAAGCACTCTCGAAAGGCTAGGAAAAAATAGTGAGTTTGTGGATGGTATGCGAGTAACAGACAGTGAGACCATGGATGTTGTTGAAATGGTCCTTGGAGGGTTGGTAAATAAGGAGATAGTTAATCTAATTCATCAGCACGGTGGAAATTCAATTGGCCTTACTGGTAAGGATGGAAGACTCATCACCGCAAAAAAACTTAAAACAGAGATGGAGCCAACGTCTGAAATTATTGATTTAGGACATGTTGGACAGGTTGATCAGATTGACGTGTCGGTAATCAACTTGCTGCTGCAAGGTGATTTTATTCCCGTTATAGCTCCAATAGGTGTTGGAAAAGATGGCTTCTCCTACAATATCAATGCTGACCTGGTTGCTGGTGCAATTGCTGAATCCCTCAATGCTGAAAAATTAATTCTTCTCACTAACACAGCCGGTCTTTTGGATTCAAATGGAGAGCTTATGACTGGAATGAGCTCATCAACAGTCAAAGAACTAATTGATAATGGGACTATTCATGGCGGCATGCTTCCTAAAATAAGTTGTGCCCTGTCAGCCGTTGAAAACGGCGTTAAAACGAGTCATATTATTGATGGTAGAGTTTCTCATGCAGTTCTTCTAGAGGTCTTTACTGATTCAGGAGTTGGTACACTAATCACAACAAATGGTTAA
- a CDS encoding dihydroorotate dehydrogenase electron transfer subunit, whose protein sequence is MVKTHRDTISVNDCQVLAHYQFEADQYIITLESKEIADSTRPGQFVHLSVSGMLAMRRPISVMSVDADNGTFDLLYKIVGEGTKQLADRKIGDVLSVIGPIGNGFELTDRKIPLLIGGGVGMPPMIAIAQKIKDNAYYNPYVILGSEVPFPFEASQSSLNGFNSSKFYTMPLLEEWRVPCGLASLQDYEGVYKGYVTDLAREYLDSLSSSDLKEVEVFTCGPNPMLEAVSKLSNEYNLPCQASLEEYMACAVGGCAGCVVEVATENGPAMKRVCVDGPVFDAKTVFNDFR, encoded by the coding sequence ATGGTTAAAACGCACAGAGACACCATTAGTGTTAATGACTGTCAAGTATTGGCACATTATCAATTTGAGGCTGATCAATATATTATTACTTTAGAGTCAAAAGAAATTGCTGACTCAACCCGTCCTGGGCAATTTGTTCATTTATCGGTTTCTGGAATGTTGGCCATGAGAAGGCCAATTTCAGTCATGTCTGTTGACGCTGATAATGGAACTTTTGATTTGCTTTATAAGATTGTAGGTGAGGGTACTAAACAACTTGCAGATAGAAAAATTGGTGATGTACTATCAGTTATTGGACCCATTGGAAATGGCTTTGAGCTCACAGATCGTAAAATCCCCCTCCTCATTGGAGGTGGCGTTGGAATGCCTCCAATGATAGCAATCGCCCAAAAAATCAAAGATAATGCCTATTATAATCCCTATGTCATATTGGGCTCTGAAGTGCCTTTTCCCTTTGAAGCAAGTCAAAGTAGTTTGAACGGATTTAACTCATCCAAATTCTATACTATGCCTCTTTTAGAGGAATGGCGGGTGCCTTGTGGTTTGGCAAGTCTTCAAGATTATGAGGGAGTTTATAAGGGTTATGTTACTGATCTTGCTAGGGAGTATTTGGATAGCCTTTCTTCGAGTGACCTTAAAGAAGTAGAGGTCTTTACATGTGGCCCTAATCCTATGCTTGAAGCCGTTTCTAAGCTCTCTAATGAATATAACCTGCCCTGTCAGGCTTCCTTAGAAGAGTACATGGCGTGCGCAGTTGGAGGCTGTGCTGGGTGTGTTGTTGAAGTTGCAACCGAGAATGGACCAGCTATGAAAAGGGTCTGTGTTGATGGGCCTGTTTTTGATGCAAAAACAGTTTTTAATGATTTCAGATAA
- a CDS encoding YggS family pyridoxal phosphate-dependent enzyme, translating to MQKQFLMISDNLKLVNSRIESIQSDQDVELIAVSKTRSVLEIQEAFNAGQIHFGENYLQESLEKVNYFKDSGLVWHFIGPIQSNKTALISENFDWVHSVDRFKIAKRLSDQRNPNLGKLNILVQVNIDKEKTKSGVFIEQVDEIVSEIISLPYICLRGFMCIPKAENSSDSFSKMKDLISNYPSLDTLSMGMSADLEVAIKNGANLVRVGTDIFGQRSYN from the coding sequence ATGCAAAAACAGTTTTTAATGATTTCAGATAACCTAAAGCTAGTCAATTCTAGAATAGAGTCTATTCAATCTGATCAAGATGTAGAGCTTATTGCTGTCAGTAAAACAAGATCAGTTTTAGAGATTCAAGAGGCTTTTAATGCAGGCCAAATCCATTTTGGAGAAAACTACCTCCAAGAATCCTTAGAAAAAGTCAACTACTTTAAAGACTCTGGGTTAGTGTGGCATTTTATAGGCCCAATTCAATCCAATAAAACTGCATTAATATCAGAAAACTTTGATTGGGTTCATAGTGTTGATCGATTCAAAATTGCCAAAAGGCTGAGTGATCAAAGAAATCCAAATTTAGGCAAATTGAATATTCTTGTCCAAGTAAATATAGATAAAGAGAAAACAAAATCAGGAGTATTTATTGAGCAAGTTGATGAGATAGTTTCAGAGATTATTTCATTGCCTTATATTTGTTTAAGAGGCTTCATGTGTATACCTAAAGCTGAAAACTCAAGCGATAGTTTTTCAAAAATGAAAGATTTAATATCCAATTACCCTTCACTTGATACTCTATCAATGGGTATGTCTGCCGACCTTGAGGTTGCAATAAAGAATGGGGCAAATCTGGTTAGAGTTGGGACAGATATTTTTGGGCAAAGAAGCTATAATTAA
- a CDS encoding asparaginase domain-containing protein, which produces MQVRLMITGGTIDKVYNQSNGELEFDKTHFPEMIKRSRIEVNIIPQELTLIDSLDMVDSDRNLILESCEKCDEQFILITHGTDTMCDTAKLLGERDMKKTIVLFGSMVPYAVNNSDALFNFGCALGSVQLLGSGVYIAMNGRVLPWSDVEKNRSLGVFQNLK; this is translated from the coding sequence ATGCAAGTCAGATTAATGATTACGGGTGGGACGATTGATAAAGTTTACAATCAATCAAATGGTGAGCTTGAGTTTGATAAGACTCATTTCCCTGAAATGATAAAAAGGTCCAGAATAGAGGTCAATATCATTCCTCAGGAGCTGACCCTGATTGACAGTTTAGATATGGTTGATTCCGATCGAAATTTAATTTTAGAGAGCTGTGAGAAATGCGATGAGCAATTTATATTAATTACCCATGGCACTGATACGATGTGTGACACTGCAAAGCTATTGGGAGAGCGGGACATGAAGAAGACTATTGTCCTATTTGGCTCTATGGTGCCTTATGCAGTTAATAATTCTGACGCACTATTCAATTTTGGCTGTGCATTAGGATCTGTTCAGCTTTTAGGTTCTGGTGTCTATATTGCTATGAATGGAAGAGTTTTACCGTGGAGCGATGTTGAAAAAAATAGAAGCTTAGGAGTCTTTCAGAATCTAAAGTAA
- a CDS encoding c-type cytochrome, whose protein sequence is MNQGTSGSTKLMLIVWAIAMIFIGFKALNSTSGDSSNSETMVENSVLERIKPVGEVRIDTSTQVASAEIVETAVRSGEEIYNSKCAGCHTSGVMGSPKFASLEDWAPRIDLGLEKLTLSAIAGKGGMPAKGTCMDCSDNDIKITVQYMLDSLE, encoded by the coding sequence ATGAATCAAGGTACTTCGGGTTCGACAAAACTAATGCTAATCGTTTGGGCAATTGCCATGATTTTTATTGGCTTTAAAGCACTTAACTCGACGAGTGGTGATTCATCCAATAGTGAAACTATGGTGGAAAATAGCGTTTTAGAGAGAATCAAACCAGTAGGTGAAGTTCGCATCGATACTAGCACTCAAGTTGCATCAGCAGAAATCGTTGAAACTGCAGTGCGCTCTGGAGAAGAAATTTATAACAGCAAATGTGCTGGCTGTCATACATCCGGAGTAATGGGTTCACCTAAGTTTGCCTCATTAGAAGACTGGGCACCAAGAATAGACCTTGGACTAGAAAAACTCACCTTATCAGCAATAGCTGGAAAGGGCGGAATGCCAGCTAAGGGAACTTGTATGGATTGCAGTGATAACGACATAAAGATAACAGTTCAGTATATGCTCGACAGCCTTGAATAA
- a CDS encoding AsmA-like C-terminal region-containing protein, with the protein MLKKTLLRSLNILKISTWVTAFMALAVLAVVAFLIMFPQTIKGQIESRLSEISGLDVRIEKISLEFQENELFLAVKELQISSDSLKPIAKVDVLRWNVDLMALYKGIEIPGHIDVNELLIDTSNIDDYVGIMNAESVLSNIGVSGLLALQSLSINRTKLIGQQSLDLAPIELKRNKQKISLSMRDQSIFSTSQVPKLGSMVNINTSIDVAKAREERVAVIPFSLQNEDFNLSAQVKIFNQQDQVYLEFESYIDQIEVSKINQNIPESLSSSEGARWIDEVLKDGFLTDIMLTTRFNMSGEIEAPNTKFSANLSKATINANPNWPSIEDINAKVTFSNDYLKIVGNQARVEGIDLSYLSITTRDFNQPDAKLSLNARFDSNSQKVEQFIRETSVSDKIKAYLNEFELIGKLWGNINLVAPLQKNTDQKPELTFDMFASENSLSLFDGEINVDGFNSQISFKDGLIRTKGKGLIGGELFQMSLNPKDWINEDNSALKVKLTHLSSSIDAFISKRSSVEWSSIMKSEDLYADLTLLIDNDGKYILNLKDLNISSLDNINDWKLSPKIFPSLHLSLKDSKVNNKIVPNFEADLINHDYVMEIKNLVFENIGLSEEDLVFNGSWLNGKTALRAKASSQNLSSFLNKFGVNEPVIGGGFSVDLRLYCDCEPWQVAPKNVTGYMQAEVAEGVFTNQDPNLFKLISFINLETIANRFRLTRSELREAGYVYDQINAKLLFNDGVAKVDYFLVESEESDIELTGSVDLIKRDYNLAANVQPAIANTIPLATYLAGGGLAGFGVWAADKMLFGGEVMSGLLDNTVEITFVISGPWSEPIIEKLDGVKVL; encoded by the coding sequence ATGCTAAAAAAAACCCTCCTAAGAAGCCTTAATATTCTAAAGATTAGTACTTGGGTGACAGCATTCATGGCCCTAGCTGTATTGGCAGTCGTTGCTTTTCTGATTATGTTTCCTCAGACCATCAAGGGTCAGATTGAAAGTCGTCTTTCTGAAATTAGTGGTCTGGATGTTCGTATTGAAAAAATTTCTCTTGAATTTCAGGAAAATGAACTTTTTTTAGCAGTCAAAGAGCTACAAATTAGTTCAGATAGCTTGAAGCCAATTGCTAAGGTTGATGTTTTACGATGGAATGTTGATCTTATGGCCCTCTATAAAGGCATCGAGATACCTGGTCATATTGATGTTAATGAGTTGTTAATTGACACTTCAAATATCGATGATTATGTTGGAATAATGAATGCAGAGTCAGTGTTATCTAACATTGGCGTATCTGGTTTATTAGCTCTTCAATCTCTTTCTATTAATAGAACTAAGCTCATAGGTCAGCAGTCACTTGACCTTGCACCAATTGAATTAAAGAGAAATAAACAAAAGATTAGCCTTTCTATGAGAGATCAGTCGATTTTTAGTACTTCGCAAGTTCCAAAGCTTGGCAGCATGGTCAACATTAATACAAGTATTGATGTTGCAAAAGCAAGAGAAGAGCGTGTTGCCGTGATTCCTTTTTCCCTTCAAAATGAAGATTTTAATCTTTCAGCACAAGTTAAAATTTTTAATCAACAAGATCAAGTTTATCTTGAATTTGAGAGTTATATTGATCAGATAGAGGTATCAAAAATTAATCAGAATATCCCAGAGTCGCTCTCTTCTTCAGAGGGAGCTCGATGGATAGACGAAGTTTTAAAAGATGGATTTTTGACAGACATTATGTTGACAACTCGATTTAACATGTCGGGAGAGATAGAGGCTCCAAATACTAAATTTTCTGCCAATCTTTCGAAGGCAACTATAAATGCAAATCCCAATTGGCCATCTATTGAAGATATAAATGCAAAAGTGACTTTTTCAAATGATTATTTAAAGATTGTAGGAAATCAAGCTAGAGTTGAGGGCATCGATTTAAGTTACCTAAGCATAACTACTAGAGATTTTAATCAGCCAGATGCAAAATTATCTCTCAATGCGCGATTTGATTCAAACAGTCAAAAAGTTGAACAGTTTATTAGAGAAACTTCAGTATCAGATAAGATTAAAGCTTATCTCAATGAGTTTGAGCTGATTGGAAAGCTTTGGGGAAATATTAACCTAGTTGCTCCACTTCAAAAAAATACTGATCAAAAGCCAGAGTTAACTTTTGATATGTTTGCATCTGAGAATTCACTCAGTCTTTTTGATGGAGAAATTAATGTTGATGGATTTAATTCTCAAATCTCTTTTAAAGACGGTCTCATTAGAACAAAAGGTAAAGGGTTAATTGGAGGCGAGCTTTTTCAAATGTCATTAAATCCTAAAGATTGGATTAATGAGGACAATTCGGCTTTAAAAGTTAAGTTGACTCATTTGAGTAGTTCGATTGATGCTTTTATTAGCAAGCGCTCGTCTGTTGAATGGAGCAGTATTATGAAATCAGAAGATTTATATGCTGATCTGACTTTATTGATAGATAATGATGGCAAATATATTCTTAACCTTAAGGATCTCAATATTTCAAGCCTTGATAATATAAATGATTGGAAACTATCACCTAAAATTTTTCCAAGCTTACATCTGTCTCTTAAAGACTCCAAGGTTAATAATAAAATAGTTCCCAATTTTGAGGCTGATCTCATCAATCATGATTATGTGATGGAAATCAAAAACCTGGTTTTTGAAAATATTGGCCTCAGTGAAGAAGATTTAGTTTTTAATGGAAGCTGGTTAAACGGAAAAACAGCTTTAAGAGCTAAAGCTTCAAGTCAAAATTTGTCAAGTTTTTTGAATAAATTTGGGGTTAATGAGCCTGTTATTGGTGGTGGTTTTAGTGTCGATTTACGGTTATATTGTGATTGTGAGCCATGGCAAGTTGCTCCAAAGAATGTAACTGGCTATATGCAAGCAGAGGTTGCAGAGGGGGTTTTTACGAACCAAGATCCCAATCTTTTTAAATTGATTTCATTTATTAATTTAGAGACCATTGCAAATCGTTTTAGGTTAACTAGAAGTGAATTAAGAGAGGCGGGCTATGTTTATGACCAGATCAACGCTAAATTATTATTTAATGACGGAGTTGCAAAAGTGGACTACTTCCTTGTAGAGAGTGAAGAGAGTGATATTGAGTTAACTGGTTCAGTTGATTTAATTAAAAGAGACTATAATTTAGCAGCAAACGTTCAGCCAGCAATTGCTAACACGATCCCTTTAGCCACTTATTTAGCTGGAGGAGGTCTTGCTGGTTTTGGGGTTTGGGCTGCAGATAAGATGCTTTTTGGTGGTGAAGTAATGAGTGGACTTCTAGATAACACTGTTGAGATAACTTTTGTTATTTCAGGTCCATGGTCTGAGCCAATTATTGAAAAATTAGATGGAGTTAAAGTTTTATGA